From Fundulus heteroclitus isolate FHET01 chromosome 14, MU-UCD_Fhet_4.1, whole genome shotgun sequence, the proteins below share one genomic window:
- the LOC105934816 gene encoding insulin receptor substrate 2-A yields the protein MAHFTNYQEGKAALLLLETQQRDVGANPAAANTNGDGLVGEPPSPLINIGGGGGGGGGGGGSRFHQHLPPPGHLHHHQSLSLDSPKDQQQHHHYQLAPQPHLTGESTAESPGKKASSSSSSVGQVHAAEDPAASASGSGSHVYAAVTVANSSEAVDDIRKCGYLRKQKHGHKRFFVLRAASHLGPSRLEYYDSEKKFRSSLRTAAAAAASGGAVAASPPKRVIYLYQCFTVNKRADSKNKHLIALYTKDEYFAIVAENELEQEDWYVAISELMSEGKRGHVDADDMDDGYGTVSPGTVFKEVWQVNVKPKGLGQTKNLTGVYRLCLSTKTVHLVKLNSETPCVNLQLMNIRRCGHSESFFFIEVGRSSSIGPGEIWMQVDDSVVAQNMHETILETMKALKAFAEFRPRSKSQSSGSNPMSFITTRRHLVNLPPSQTGLQRRSRTESVVGTPPSSKSSGASGYRFRTSSEGEGTMNRPFRSATGSLVHLSAARAPHGRQDGAGSGSSWSGVATGNAGTSTAGNRYVRAIPSSCHARSASLPVSHFPSTTSPVSVSSSSGHGSVSDTLTRPSSASICGSPSDGGFNSSDEYGSSPGDFRYFRVRSNTPDSLGNTPPIREENCLSDYMAMGWNREVFGTSAGSGSNSGCETPRDESTSTTEDERFSSSLRRRTHSFSRGVAGATGASGVATYQKMTQTNLSLDEGSDVALPFGSGLLRAGPSSSSSSLRSDYSSCSEHSQQSRPSTLSRTEAGAERPPLASSSSAKEDGGYMPMMCGVAAASPRDTPPDYMPMQPSSYQISHSPQFHSPALGTRSAHPQLQPQSSTDAHGYMMMLPGGSGTSPSPLRTSPCSSSAAGAASSDSIAEKPENGEYMDMSYSGAGRRLPGDDGGGYYAAGTPEGTLKSYSPYFSLPRSYKAPNRERDAKEDGEYVPMSSPAKPVYSSVATASVPEKRTGGGSSTSTPSHPPPPYGAHHTTAAMADRQVARPTRLPLGRRSFHGPLRVSEPSTAPAYAPSSVPVAGLSRDAPSSPGEYINIEFGEHFPHQQQPPPYPLSAQDEAPSLVSGDSRCSPPQPQDYMSVEVGAGQHDAAGRLGKNQSPRPSLVAPWNPPSYIRPLVNSSGGGGAGGHWRSVGDDYTDMSFNLSGGERTQSPTAMLQHLCIIEGRYGHPPPTSPSSVPAPPPTQQPEPKVVRADPQGRRRHSSETFSSSSSSNSTPPSSATHPSLANPSAPNANGSYQAEAQAPRWASSASFDSVWMSVEGVGESPARHAQARVLDADGVSGNLPAPASSGAGPGRMCRSLAAGYQNGLNYIALELRDDDGGAAAPGAGSSGDGSASVAPPGMAPLPENGAYASIDFTKSDGVATATKD from the exons ATGGCTCACTTCACGAATTACCAGGAGGGCAAGgcggctctgctgctgctggagactCAGCAGAGGGACGTGGGGGCGAATCCTGCGGCCGCCAACACAAACGGAGACGGCTTGGTCGGGGAACCCCCTTCCCCGTTAATTAACATcggcggcggaggaggaggaggaggaggcggcggagGCTCTCGTTTCCACCAACATTTGCCGCCCCCCGGCCACCTTCACCACCACCAGAGCCTCAGCCTCGACTCGCCAAAGGATCAACAGCAGCACCATCACTACCAGCTGGCGCCACAGCCGCATCTTACCGGGGAAAGCACCGCCGAGTCCCCGGGCAAAaaagcctcctcctcctcctcctctgtcggCCAGGTACACGCAGCCGAGGACCCCGCCGCCAGCGCCAGCGGCAGCGGCAGCCATGTATACGCCGCGGTGACCGTCGCTAACAGCTCGGAAGCCGTGGATGACATCCGAAAGTGCGGCTACCTGAGGAAGCAGAAGCACGGCCACAAGCGCTTCTTCGTGCTGCGCGCTGCCAGCCACCTGGGGCCGAGCCGCCTGGAGTACTACGACAGCGAGAAGAAGTTCAGGAGCAGCCTGCGCACCGCCGCCGCGGCGGCCGCCAGCGGCGGAGCGGTGGCCGCGTCGCCGCCCAAGAGGGTGATCTACCTGTACCAGTGCTTCACGGTGAACAAGAGGGCGGACTCCAAGAACAAGCACCTCATCGCGCTGTACACCAAGGACGAGTACTTCGCCATCGTGGCGGAGAAcgagctggagcaggaggactGGTACGTGGCCATCAGCGAGCTGATGAGCGAGGGCAAGAGGGGCCACGTGGACGCCGACGACATGGACGACGGCTACGGCACCGTCAGCCCCGGCACCGTGTTTAAGGAGGTGTGGCAGGTCAACGTGAAGCCCAAGGGACTGGGCCAGACCAAGAACCTCACCGGCGTGTACCGCCTGTGCCTGTCCACCAAAACCGTCCACCTGGTTAAGCTCAACTCCGAGACGCCCTGCGTCAACCTCCAGCTGATGAACATCCGGCGCTGCGGCCACTCGGAGAGCTTCTTCTTCATCGAGGTGGGCCGCTCCTCCTCCATCGGGCCCGGGGAAATATGGATGCAGGTGGACGATTCGGTGGTGGCCCAGAACATGCACGAGACCATCCTGGAGACCATGAAAGCCCTGAAGGCCTTCGCCGAGTTCCGGCCGAGGAGCAAGAGCCAGTCCTCGGGCTCCAACCCCATGTCGTTCATCACCACGCGGCGCCACCTGGTCAACCTGCCCCCCAGCCAGACGGGGCTGCAGCGCCGGTCGCGCACGGAGTCGGTGGTCGGCACGCCGCCCTCCAGCAAGAGCTCCGGGGCGAGCGGCTACCGCTTCCGCACGTCCAGCGAGGGCGAGGGGACGATGAACCGGCCGTTCCGCTCGGCCACGGGGAGCCTGGTCCACCTCAGCGCGGCCCGCGCTCCTCACGGCCGCCAGGACGGCGCCGGGAGCGGCAGCAGCTGGAGCGGCGTGGCCACGGGGAACGCCGGCACCAGCACCGCCGGCAACCGCTACGTCAGAGCCATCCCCTCCAGCTGCCACGCCCGCTCCGCCTCGCTCCCCGTCTCCCACTTCCCCTCGACCACCAGCCCGGTCAGCGTCTCCTCCAGCAGCGGCCACGGCTCCGTCTCCGACACGCTCACCCGCCCGTCCAGCGCGTCCATATGCGGCTCCCCCTCCGACGGCGGCTTTAACTCCTCGGATGAGTACGGCTCCAGCCCCGGCGACTTCCGCTACTTCCGGGTGAGGAGCAACACCCCCGACTCTCTGGGCAACACGCCGCCCATCAGGGAGGAGAACTGCCTCAGCGACTACATGGCCATGGGCTGGAACCGGGAGGTGTTCGGCACCAGCGCCGGCTCCGGGAGCAACAGCGGGTGCGAGACGCCGCGCGACGAGAGCACCTCCACAACGGAGGATGAGCGCTTCTCCTCCTCGCTACGGAGGCGCACGCACTCTTTCTCAAGAGGCGTGGCAGGTGCGACCGGCGCCTCGGGGGTGGCCACCTACCAGAAGATGACCCAGACCAACCTCTCACTGGATGAGGGGTCGGACGTGGCGCTACCGTTTGGGAGCGGGCTGCTCCGCGCCgggccttcctcctcctcttcctcgctcCGCTCCGACTACAGCTCCTGCTCCGAGCACAGCCAGCAGAGCCGGCCCTCCACGCTCTCCAGGACGGAGGCCGGAGCCGAACGCCCCCCCCTCGCGTCCTCCTCTTCGGCCAAGGAGGACGGCGGCTATATGCCCATGATGTGTGGCGTGGCGGCGGCGTCGCCGCGGGACACTCCCCCCGACTACATGCCTATGCAACCCTCCTCCTATCAGATCTCCCACTCGCCCCAGTTTCACAGCCCGGCTCTGGGCACACGCTCAGCCCACCCACAGCTCCAGCCCCAATCTTCCACGGACGCTCACGGCTACATGATGATGCTCCCGGGAGGCAGCGGCACCTCTCCGTCGCCGCTACGCACCTCCCCCTGCAGCTCCAGCGCCGCGGGGGCCGCCAGTAGCGACAGCATAGCCGAGAAACCTGAGAACGGAGAGTACATGGACATGTCCTACAGCGGCGCCGGCCGCAGGCTCCCGGGCGACGACGGCGGCGGCTATTACGCAGCAGGAACCCCCGAGGGGACCCTCAAGTCTTACAGTCCCTATTTCTCCCTCCCCCGCTCTTACAAGGCCCCCAACAGAGAGAGGGACGCCAAAGAGGACGGAGAGTACGTGCCGATGAGTTCCCCGGCCAAGCCCGTGTATTCGTCGGTCGCAACCGCTTCGGTGCCGGAGAAGAGGACAGGAGGGGGTAGCAGCACCTCCACTCCCTCCCACCCGCCCCCGCCCTATGGAGCTCACCACACCACTGCAGCGATGGCTGACCGACAGGTCGCGAGGCCCACCCGCCTCCCCTTGGGCAGGAGGAGTTTCCACGGTCCGCTGCGGGTCAGCGAGCCCTCCACGGCGCCCGCGTACGCTCCGAGCTCGGTCCCGGTCGCCGGCCTGTCTCGTGACGCACCCTCAAGTCCTGGAGAGTATATCAATATAGAGTTTGGAGAGCACTTCCCCCACCAGCAGCAGCCCCCTCCCTATCCGCTCTCGGCTCAGGACGAGGCCCCCTCCCTGGTGTCCGGCGACTCTCGGTGCTCCCCCCCCCAGCCCCAAGACTACATGAGCGTGGAGGTCGGGGCGGGCCAGCACGACGCGGCCGGGCGTCTGGGTAAGAACCAGTCGCCCCGGCCCAGCCTGGTCGCCCCCTGGAACCCGCCCAGCTACATCCGGCCCCTGGTCAACAGCTCTGGGGGCGGCGGTGCGGGGGGTCACTGGAGGTCAGTGGGGGACGATTACACGGACATGTCGTTTAACCTCAGCGGCGGGGAGAGGACTCAGAGCCCCACGGCGATGCTGCAGCATCTCTGCATCATAGAGGGACGCTACGGGCACCCCCCTCCCACCTCCCCATCGTCCGTCCCCGCCCCTCCCCCGACCCAGCAGCCGGAGCCCAAGGTGGTCCGGGCGGATCCCCAGGGCAGGAGGAGACACAGCTCGGAGACgttctcctccagctcctcctccaaTTCGACTCCTCCATCCTCAGCCACCCACCCCTCCCTGGCCAACCCCTCCGCCCCCAACGCCAATGGATCCTACCAAGCGGAGGCGCAGGCCCCCCGCTGGGCCAGCTCGGCCTCCTTCGACAGCGTGTGGATGTCCGTGGAGGGCGTAGGAGAGTCGCCGGCTCGCCACGCCCAGGCGAGAGTCCTGGACGCAGACGGTGTCTCCGGGAACCTGCCGGCACCCGCCTCCTCCGGGGCTGGACCGGGCAGGATGTGCAGGAGCTTGGCGGCCGGCTACCAGAACGGCCTCAACTACATCGCCTTGGAGCTGAGGGACGACGACGGGGGAGCCGCGGCGCCGGGGGCCGGTAGCAGCGGCGACGGGAGCGCGTCGGTGGCGCCGCCCGGGATGGCGCCCCTGCCAGAGAACGGAGCCTACGCCAGCATAGACTTCACCAAGTCGGATGGAGTCGCCACAGCAACCAAGG ACTGA